The following is a genomic window from Thermoplasmatales archaeon.
ATTTAGTGGAGAAAAAAGATATTCGTTAATACTAATCCACAAGGAGAACTGATAAGTTAAAGGATCCTTATAAGGCCAAAATGTGACTAACTATTAGTCGCTCACCCCAACATTAAATAATATAACAAGATAAATTATTAATATTAAACGCTTCGGATAAAATGTTTATCAATCAAAAAAAAACAGTATATAGGGGAGTTATAAGAATGCCTCCGTTGAATATCATTTCGATGATGGAAGATGTCACTTTTATAATACCAGCTTATAACGAGGAAAAGTCAATAGGACCTCTAGTTACGAGGATAAATGAATTATACCCAGAAACCAATATCATAGTTGTCGATAATAATTCATCTGATAGGACAGCTGAAATTGCAGAAAAAAAAGGTGCCCTTGTATTAGAAGAAAAAAACCAAGGCAAAGCTAATGCCATCTTTAAAGGCTTTAAGCATCTTGAAACAGAATATGCGATTATGATGGATGCTGACGGAACCTACCCCCCAGAAGATTCAATCAAACTCATAAAATTACTTAAAAAAGAAAATGCAGATGTTGCACTAGGATCAAGACTAAAAGGTAAAAGAGAAGACGGTGCAATATCCAAGACCAACTTAATTGGCAATTTTATCTTGAGCTTAATAGCCAGC
Proteins encoded in this region:
- a CDS encoding glycosyltransferase, whose amino-acid sequence is MEDVTFIIPAYNEEKSIGPLVTRINELYPETNIIVVDNNSSDRTAEIAEKKGALVLEEKNQGKANAIFKGFKHLETEYAIMMDADGTYPPEDSIKLIKLLKKENADVALGSRLKGKREDGAISKTNLIGNFILSLIASILYQKISDICTGHWAFTRRAIQHILEEELNYPGFELEAEMFSKFSKAGFKIVEVPISYKRRKTEPKLSSIKDGFKIFKTLIIEKIR